ATATATTATAAGATTAGTATATGGCAATGCATATTCCACCAGATGAAATACACCAAAAATACAATAAGTCTTCTATCATACATTTTGATAATAAAGAGTACTTGTACTACTTCAAAAACCAAGAGTAAGGATTGCAGGGAGCCTTTAACATCGTTAAAACCACTTGGAAATGCTCTGATACAGTGTGAGAAGTCTCTGTTGTAGAAGTGTTGATGCTAATAGAAGTTCTAGGTTGAGAACCATCATTTTGAGTAGCTTGTATAGGTGGTCCAGAGGGGTTTTGCTATCCCCATGTTGGAGTTACAACTTCATCATAGGTGACATTGTTCACAGCATCTCTGGTTCTCTTTGAAGGCCTCCCTTTCTACATCAAAAAATTACAACTTAATCAATATTATGTTGGTTTATTGTTCAGCAAAAAAAGCACTTGTTCGGGATCAATTTGATCATGAATCTTTGGCATGATAatgcttacttttttttttaaagcagcACTTGTGCTAGCCTGCAAATTAACTTGGGCATTCAAAGTAGCATTTTGTTGTGCACGACTTATATTACTCCCCTGACCTGAAACTTTCATAGGCACATTGCCCTGTACATGATCCTGGAATTAATGATAGTGCGAAGAAGCTAATGTACACCTATTACTCAATTATATTGACTTTACAAGATAACAAAAATGGCGCTCAAATTGTGCGCCAAAAATGAGAGCAATGTTGttctttcaattttcaattaatatagcctcaattttttttaatttttacggCATTTTCCTGCACAAGAATTACTTAATAATAGGGGGTAGCATTGTAATTTCTCCTCTACTGATTGGTACAGCATGTCACTTCATTCTGCCAAGGGTGGTAAGTGTGATTTCTCAAAGTTAAGGGGCGCTAAGTGTGATTAGgggaaacctcaggggaggtttctgaaattaaccctaaaatcgGAGACGGCAAAGCTGCCATATGGACCCGGcaagtttcaaaattcaaaatcacaaaaatctgGGCTTTTCCCTCGTCACCAACATTTCATCGTCTACTCGCTATCCTTAACCTTAATTCGTACCTTAAAAACACCAAAGAAAAGCTCACAAAATCATACAAAACCTCATTTTCCTCACCCTAAAATCACACCTCAAATCCAACATTCCAACAACTTTTGGCagacaaaatcatatttatGTCTACTATGTCATCAGTTCGCCGGCTTAAGGAACGCGGCGGCGGCGGAGCGAAGATCACTGCCACCGCCGCCACCACCACATTGAAACACCCAAAATCCCTCACCCCACAATCTGAAAAACCTCTTTTCAGCCGTGGCTGCGGCAGTAAAGAGAGTCTCAAGAGGCCCGCCGGAAAGGAGAACTCAAGGCCTACATCTAGGGGCCGGGCGGCGATGGTGCAATCCCAGAAGCCAATCATGAAAGCCATGCCTAGGATGGATAAAATATCTGCCGCAAATGGAGTGGGTAATGGCTTTCATGGGTTTGCCAATAACGGGGTTGAAGGACGTCCTCGATGGTCGACTTCATCGGTGCCGGTGCAGGTGTCGGTGCAGAGAGGTAGGAGTTCTAGCCCTTCCGAGTTTAATAGAGGTTTATTGAGTTCTGGGAAATCTAGGAATTCGTCTGTGGAGAAAAAAAGAGGGAGCTTTAAGTGTTTGAATGAGAAAGTGGGTGAAAACAGTGAGCTTCTGGAGGGGGGTGCAGAGAATTTAATAAAAAGTGGTGAAGTTTATGATGAAAAAGAGGTTAATTTGAGCTCAAACTCGGTAAAATTCAAGTTGGATGATTCTGATGAAAAGCTGAATTTGATTAGGAACGTGAAAATTGAGAATATTAAGGATGAAAAGGTGGAATCTTGTTTGGGAAATGGTGTTGAATTTAGTCAAAAAGAATCAAAATCTTCGAGTTTGATGAAGCATGAAGAAAGAGATGGTGGTGAATTGAGTTTGATGATTCCTAAAGAAAGAGATGGCGGTGAATTGAGGGGCTCCATAATGGGGAATAAAGCAGCTGGATTGTCTGGGACATTGAAGGAAAAAGACGTTAGTGAAATTAATTCCAAGGAATCAAAAACTAAGGAGTCAAAAATAATGAACAGATCGGGTGGTGTTTTGAAGATTAAAGATGGAAATGGAAATGGGGTCAGTGGTTCAAGTGCCAATGTTAAGTATCCAAGTAAACTTCATGAAAAGCTTGCTTTTTTGGAAGGGAAGGTGAGGAGGATTGCCTCAGATATCAAGAGAACAAAGGAGATGCTGGATTTGAACAATCCCGATAATTCAAGGATGATTTTGTCTGATATCCAGGAAAAGATTACAGGGATTGAGAAGGCAATGGGTAGTGTTGGCAACAACGATGATGATCTGAAGGCTAATGTGGTAGCAAGTTCTGAGATTGATGTTGAGAAAGTTAAAGCATCGGAGAAGATGCAAGTGAACAAAGTGGATGAAGGAAAGAGTTTGGTTAAGGCGTTGAATGCAAATGAATTAGAAGCAAGATTGTTTCCACATCATAAGTTACTTAGAGATAGGACATCGCAGAAATCAGCCTCTGAAAGTGCTGAAAGTCACAAGATTGAAGTTGTAGTGACAGATGGTGAATTGAAAGTAGAGAAGTCAATAAGTCCTGTTGATGAGAATCCTATTGCTATGGAGTTCTTGGCTTCCCTCAGTCAGGGGAGGTGTGAGGATACAATAAGAGTTGGGACTTTTGGTCCGGAGATTAGTGAAGTCCAAGAGACGGATGGAGCTGTAACTTCCAGAGAGAATAATCGTCTCTCAGACTCTCTGAATGGAAAAGGTTCATTTGATCTTACACTGCTAGCAGATGAAAAGCTTGAAGAGTTTGACGACCAAGAAAACATGTCGCGAATGATTATTGAAGAAGAGACAGAAGATAGTTCTTTGTATGAGTTGAATCAAATTGGACAGAAGATGACAACAGGAGGTTGGTTTGTGTCAGAGGGAGAATCAGTTCTTCTTGCTCATGATGATGGTTCGTGTTCCTTCTATGACATAATTAATAGTGAGGTATGGATGTCAATTTCAATTTGGAACTTCATTATAAATGCCTAATTTATTCCCTTTCTTTTGCATATTTCTTTTCCTGCATAAATATGTTTACACGTCAATGTTTGCTATTTAGTGGAACTCATTGTTGACATATTTAGTATCTAATTCGTACCTGACACGTCTACCTTGAAAGTCATAATTTACAGTCTGAAATAGGAGGAAGAAGGATAAATGTTGCTTGTGTTTGTGTATATGGCTATGTTTTTACTGCACTGAAGATTAGatttttatgaaaattttgattaaatgtaAAGAGCCAATAGGTATGCAAGGTATTCAACATTTTGGGGGATTGGAAGGGCTAGAGTGAATGAAGGCTTACATCGATTAACTCTGAGTAATTGTAGCCATCCATCTATCTTACCATTGTGCTTTAGGATTATAGTTTTCTGTAATCATCTTATTATATTTTAGGTCACATAGGCATCAATTCGGCCTGAGAATACTCCGGCTTTCCGCATTTATTTTGCTGGAAATACATTTCATGTGGCTTCTGAAATGTTATGTTCAAtggtttttttgtgtttttcatGTTTATGCAGCTAAGACACAGCAACTGTGTAAGCGTTAATATTGCAATACCTAGGGGACCGTGTAAGTGGTAATACTGcgacacctaggggtatacttTGAGATTATGCTTTCTCTTTTTGCAGGGAAAGGCTACTTACAAGCCCCCTCATGGAGTTTCTCCAAATATGTGGAGAGATTGTTGGTTAATCCGTGCTCCTAGTGCAGATGGTTGTTCTGGACGATATGTTGTTGCTGCATCTGCTGGGAATTCAGTGGTCTCAGGTTTTTGCTCGTGGGATTTTTATACCAAAGAAGTACGTGCTTTTCATGCTGAAACTGGACTTTCTACTGCTAGAACAGCCCTTGCTCCCCTTCCTAATAACACAATTTTCAGAAGAAATGTGTTGTCAACAAGTATTGCTCCAGAGAACCAACAGTGGTGGTATAGACCCTGTGGACCGCTTATTGTTTCTGCAGCTAGTTCTCAGAGGATGGTACGAGTTTATGACGTTCGTGATGGAGAGCACATAATGAAATGGGAGCTGCAGAAACCTGTGCTGGGAATGGATTACTCTAGCCCTTTGCAGTGGAGAAATAGAGGAAAGGTAGTCATTGCTGAATCAGAAGCTATTTCCCTTTGGGATGTCAGCTCCCTTCATCCTCAAGCATTGTCATCTATTTCGTCTTCCAACCGGAAAATTGATGCTCTTCACGTGAACAATACGGATGCTGAATTGGGCGGAGGAGTTCGACAGAGGTACAGTTTAACTTACTTCATCCAGTTCAATGCATTTTGAGTACTTTATGTTCTTTTAAACATTTGATTCCCGCCCATGGAGTCACTTGTTGATACATTCTTGCAAAAGCTTGTCAGCTGCAAGTTGAAGCTCATGGTGTCTTCAGTTAGTTTATCTCATAGTATTGTTTGAATCAGTACTTCTTACAGTTCCTTGGCAATTCATATTTTCCTTTCCAGCAAGCATCCTAGTTTTTGGTGTCACGGCATTTTAAAGAGGCAGATATTTTAGCAACTTAGTATTTTAAGACACTTGGCGATGGTCAAGAAAACATTCTTTATGTATATATTCTTTATGTATATTTGCTAATGTGTGTATTCTTCATGTGCAGAGTGAGCTCCTCTGAGGCTGAAGGCAATGATGGTGTTTTCTGCACCTCAGATTTCATCAATGTATTAGATTTTCGCCAACCATCTGGAATAGGCCTTAAGATTCCTAAAGTTGGTGTTGATGTGCAGTCAACTTTCTCACGTGGTGATTCTGTATTTATGGGCTGCACTAATTTAAGGTCAGCAGGAAGAAAGCAGCATTGCTCTCAAATCCAACAATTTTCCTTGCGCAAACAGAGGCTTTATAGCACCTATG
This Coffea arabica cultivar ET-39 chromosome 3e, Coffea Arabica ET-39 HiFi, whole genome shotgun sequence DNA region includes the following protein-coding sequences:
- the LOC113736736 gene encoding KIN14B-interacting protein At4g14310, with protein sequence MSTMSSVRRLKERGGGGAKITATAATTTLKHPKSLTPQSEKPLFSRGCGSKESLKRPAGKENSRPTSRGRAAMVQSQKPIMKAMPRMDKISAANGVGNGFHGFANNGVEGRPRWSTSSVPVQVSVQRGRSSSPSEFNRGLLSSGKSRNSSVEKKRGSFKCLNEKVGENSELLEGGAENLIKSGEVYDEKEVNLSSNSVKFKLDDSDEKLNLIRNVKIENIKDEKVESCLGNGVEFSQKESKSSSLMKHEERDGGELSLMIPKERDGGELRGSIMGNKAAGLSGTLKEKDVSEINSKESKTKESKIMNRSGGVLKIKDGNGNGVSGSSANVKYPSKLHEKLAFLEGKVRRIASDIKRTKEMLDLNNPDNSRMILSDIQEKITGIEKAMGSVGNNDDDLKANVVASSEIDVEKVKASEKMQVNKVDEGKSLVKALNANELEARLFPHHKLLRDRTSQKSASESAESHKIEVVVTDGELKVEKSISPVDENPIAMEFLASLSQGRCEDTIRVGTFGPEISEVQETDGAVTSRENNRLSDSLNGKGSFDLTLLADEKLEEFDDQENMSRMIIEEETEDSSLYELNQIGQKMTTGGWFVSEGESVLLAHDDGSCSFYDIINSEGKATYKPPHGVSPNMWRDCWLIRAPSADGCSGRYVVAASAGNSVVSGFCSWDFYTKEVRAFHAETGLSTARTALAPLPNNTIFRRNVLSTSIAPENQQWWYRPCGPLIVSAASSQRMVRVYDVRDGEHIMKWELQKPVLGMDYSSPLQWRNRGKVVIAESEAISLWDVSSLHPQALSSISSSNRKIDALHVNNTDAELGGGVRQRVSSSEAEGNDGVFCTSDFINVLDFRQPSGIGLKIPKVGVDVQSTFSRGDSVFMGCTNLRSAGRKQHCSQIQQFSLRKQRLYSTYVVPESNAHSHFTAITQVWGNSELVIGVNGQGLFVFDALKDDVLQSLDTDSGKDMWNVREVIGPDDLYSPSFDYLASRVLLVSRDRPALWRYLS